The Flavobacterium piscisymbiosum genome includes a region encoding these proteins:
- a CDS encoding MotA/TolQ/ExbB proton channel family protein, producing the protein MTEISVALIIFAFWTSFSVVYYKRYKRFQLNADKQKANFWNNSYIFDIIPSVFPTLGIFCTALGITIGIWNFDTTDIQGSIPQLLDGLKIAFIATMAGIIGLILFQKWNALIQMEIEESPNRPVKHTDELSAINALSQHIIDLKESLIVTIEKNLEEKVAIKLSSLESEIVTLNKTVNENHKSAKESITQLNTTTNNSRSELNEQFKLLREESKAIGKKSNDNTKEIINAMTDNNKFIVKKFDEFSELMSKNNTEALVDVMKNVTEQFNKQMSELINRLVQENFAELNKSVQSMNDWQKDNKDQIKKLTNNFQKTTELFDISSKTLSEVALNSKSLIDDNSKLVNLVETLEKVMVSDNKFSEITNNLVSTIDTLKETTDSFEETTSKLNDWVRTERNFKDSADIIIVKLEEFRDFKSDVWMNYRKEMDAAVGIIEKTTISLSKELSEIDTFFYDRLSNTLENLDLCIQRFLPENN; encoded by the coding sequence ATGACGGAAATATCAGTTGCTCTAATAATCTTTGCCTTCTGGACTAGTTTTTCAGTGGTTTATTATAAGCGTTATAAGCGATTCCAATTAAATGCTGACAAACAAAAAGCTAATTTCTGGAATAACTCATACATATTTGATATAATCCCATCTGTATTTCCAACACTTGGTATTTTCTGTACAGCTTTAGGTATAACTATTGGTATTTGGAATTTTGATACTACGGATATTCAAGGAAGTATTCCACAATTACTTGATGGGTTAAAAATTGCTTTCATCGCCACAATGGCTGGTATTATTGGTTTGATATTATTTCAAAAATGGAATGCCTTAATCCAAATGGAAATAGAAGAAAGTCCAAATCGTCCAGTAAAACATACTGATGAATTATCAGCAATTAATGCGTTAAGTCAACATATAATTGATTTAAAGGAAAGTTTAATTGTTACTATTGAAAAAAATTTAGAAGAAAAAGTAGCTATAAAACTAAGCTCATTAGAAAGCGAAATTGTTACTTTAAATAAAACTGTCAACGAAAATCATAAATCAGCTAAAGAAAGTATAACCCAATTAAATACAACCACAAACAACTCAAGATCGGAACTTAATGAACAGTTTAAATTGTTAAGAGAAGAAAGTAAAGCAATTGGCAAGAAATCAAATGATAATACAAAAGAGATAATAAATGCAATGACGGATAATAATAAATTCATTGTTAAAAAATTTGATGAATTTTCAGAATTAATGTCAAAAAATAATACTGAAGCATTGGTTGATGTAATGAAAAACGTTACTGAACAATTCAACAAGCAAATGAGCGAATTGATAAATAGATTAGTTCAAGAAAACTTTGCTGAATTGAACAAAAGTGTTCAAAGTATGAATGACTGGCAAAAAGATAACAAAGACCAAATAAAAAAACTTACAAACAACTTTCAAAAGACAACTGAGCTTTTCGATATTTCATCTAAAACCTTATCTGAAGTAGCTTTAAATTCAAAATCATTAATTGACGATAATAGTAAATTAGTCAATCTAGTAGAAACTTTAGAAAAAGTAATGGTTTCTGATAATAAGTTTTCTGAAATTACAAATAATCTTGTATCAACAATAGACACACTAAAGGAAACCACAGATAGCTTTGAAGAAACGACAAGCAAATTAAATGACTGGGTTAGAACAGAAAGAAATTTCAAAGATAGTGCTGATATCATAATTGTTAAACTAGAAGAATTTAGAGATTTTAAAAGTGATGTCTGGATGAATTATCGAAAAGAAATGGATGCTGCTGTTGGTATTATTGAGAAAACGACAATATCTTTAAGTAAAGAGCTTTCAGAAATAGATACTTTTTTTTATGATAGACTTAGTAATACTTTAGAAAATCTTGATTTATGTATTCAACGATTCTTGCCAGAAAATAATTAA
- a CDS encoding HTH domain-containing protein, translating into MAKTTFWNIIISTLEKEQKPLSPKEIWKKANDYKLLSDFTTTGKTPWATIGAYCYTDIQRAGESSTIIQTNERPAEFYLRKHIEKLDLDKISKEKDKEEIKNEKEIAKKYKERDLHCLLSAFTFTNQHFKANTKTIFHENSSKGTKGQNEWLHPDIVGVYFPYQDYKHETLEIQNHLNISSIKLFSFELKINLNFTNLRQYYFQAVSNSSWANEGYLVILNIDDDPALLDEIRRLNNAFGIGIVKLNAENVYESEILFPSKINEIIDWDTVNRLVVENKNFSDFLKSITEDCKLGKIKSEYDKILDIDELTKFIIDKGIS; encoded by the coding sequence ATGGCTAAAACCACATTTTGGAATATTATCATTTCTACTTTAGAAAAAGAACAAAAACCATTAAGTCCAAAAGAGATTTGGAAAAAAGCTAATGACTACAAATTATTAAGTGATTTTACAACTACAGGGAAAACTCCTTGGGCAACTATTGGTGCGTATTGTTATACAGATATTCAAAGAGCAGGTGAATCTTCAACGATTATACAAACAAATGAAAGACCTGCAGAGTTTTATTTAAGAAAACATATTGAAAAACTCGATTTAGATAAAATTTCTAAGGAAAAAGATAAAGAAGAGATAAAAAATGAAAAGGAAATTGCTAAAAAATATAAAGAAAGAGATTTACATTGTTTGCTTTCAGCTTTTACATTCACAAATCAGCATTTTAAAGCAAATACAAAAACAATTTTCCACGAAAATTCTAGTAAAGGGACAAAGGGACAAAATGAATGGTTACATCCTGATATAGTTGGTGTTTATTTTCCTTATCAAGATTACAAACACGAAACATTAGAAATACAAAATCATTTGAATATCAGTTCGATAAAGTTGTTTTCTTTTGAACTTAAAATCAATTTGAACTTTACAAATCTTAGACAATATTATTTTCAAGCTGTGTCAAATTCAAGTTGGGCAAATGAAGGATATTTAGTAATCTTAAACATTGATGATGATCCAGCTTTACTTGATGAAATAAGGAGATTGAACAATGCTTTTGGAATAGGCATAGTAAAACTTAACGCAGAAAATGTTTATGAAAGTGAAATATTATTCCCTTCAAAAATTAATGAAATAATTGATTGGGATACAGTAAATCGACTTGTAGTTGAAAATAAAAATTTTAGCGATTTTCTAAAATCAATAACTGAAGATTGTAAATTAGGCAAAATTAAAAGTGAATACGACAAAATCCTTGATATTGATGAATTAACAAAATTCATTATTGACAAAGGAATATCATAA
- a CDS encoding OmpA/MotB family protein — protein MSNKKDNFWIPYADLMTVLMVVFLFISIAYMGLVQFQKKEQDKIFKDYRETKENLYKDLNEEFKNDFKKWDLELDKDLSIKFTNPQVLFKSGASEITPKFQQILTSFFPKYLTIVLQDKYKDKIAEIRIEGHTDNIAIHETNDPYIDNVKLSQDRSRNVLQFLRKLPYYRNLSSEKEEILQFWITANGLSYGRTLDSNKKLVYITKGKIDIEKSRRVEFKIVTTSEILVDEVLKQMKQ, from the coding sequence ATGAGTAATAAAAAAGATAATTTCTGGATACCTTACGCAGATTTAATGACTGTTTTAATGGTTGTTTTTCTTTTTATCTCCATTGCTTATATGGGTTTAGTTCAATTTCAAAAGAAAGAACAAGACAAAATATTTAAAGATTATAGAGAAACCAAGGAAAATTTATATAAAGATTTAAATGAAGAATTCAAAAATGATTTTAAAAAGTGGGATTTAGAATTAGACAAAGATTTATCAATAAAATTTACAAATCCTCAAGTACTTTTCAAATCAGGAGCGTCTGAAATAACTCCAAAATTTCAACAAATACTAACTTCTTTTTTTCCAAAATATTTGACAATAGTATTACAGGATAAGTACAAAGATAAAATAGCAGAAATTAGAATTGAAGGTCACACAGATAATATTGCCATACACGAAACAAATGATCCTTATATTGATAATGTTAAACTTTCGCAAGATAGATCAAGAAATGTACTACAATTTTTAAGAAAACTACCATATTATAGAAATTTATCTTCTGAAAAAGAAGAAATTTTACAATTCTGGATTACAGCCAATGGACTTTCATATGGAAGAACTTTAGATAGTAATAAAAAGCTCGTATACATAACTAAAGGAAAAATTGATATAGAAAAGTCTAGAAGAGTTGAATTCAAAATAGTAACAACCAGCGAAATATTAGTTGATGAAGTTTTAAAACAAATGAAACAATGA
- a CDS encoding DUF2971 domain-containing protein has protein sequence MRFDSQLEEYFYNRFKEQNLKFATSKKEYDIRLVKPIRRFAPYDFSIEISNRIIGLIEIKSRQFIDIYDYSKIEKFASENNVRYIILSDTERFIVTDRKKGSEKATLNFIEFIELIQERDEINVQYTKEQIASIFKSTITESKFAYLKNQLENLLSQILNGIEYNEIEKSFSFKNPSDINNIENKIFRFLLKDDKPLTKVYRYTTLSTIYSMLNYNSFRMNCLVGMNDTTEVNYAENYVTGTNRDYTQAHWRTVDAYNRRFISSCSLKDDDLTQWRLYADDSKGVCLVLNVNQELLNSKFVLKRISYGEKDNSHPELDLIKKIIAIIKDNLGVDFEFKTLNIWKHFFKPYDYSVEEEVRLLFIMTEEMKKGWLLTASHNILNPFVEFKLNDKDLPLQMTEILLGPKCPEKEINQKQFEQFIRELNRNPEYIISKLKVSISKIKNYR, from the coding sequence ATGAGATTTGATAGTCAATTAGAAGAATATTTCTATAATCGTTTTAAAGAGCAAAATTTAAAATTTGCAACAAGTAAAAAGGAATACGACATAAGGCTAGTAAAACCTATAAGAAGATTTGCTCCATATGACTTTTCAATTGAAATTTCTAATAGAATTATTGGTTTAATAGAAATTAAAAGTCGACAGTTTATAGACATTTATGACTATTCCAAAATTGAAAAATTTGCCTCTGAAAATAATGTTAGATATATTATTTTAAGCGATACTGAGAGATTTATAGTAACTGACCGGAAAAAGGGTTCAGAAAAAGCTACATTAAATTTTATCGAGTTTATAGAACTTATACAAGAAAGGGATGAAATTAATGTTCAATACACAAAAGAACAAATAGCTTCAATTTTTAAGTCCACAATTACTGAAAGTAAATTTGCTTATTTAAAAAATCAGCTAGAAAACTTATTATCACAAATTTTGAATGGGATAGAGTATAATGAAATTGAAAAAAGCTTTTCGTTTAAAAATCCTTCGGATATAAATAATATTGAAAATAAAATATTTAGATTCCTACTTAAGGATGATAAACCGTTAACAAAAGTTTATCGATACACTACACTTTCTACAATTTACTCAATGCTTAATTACAACTCATTTAGAATGAATTGTCTTGTAGGAATGAACGATACTACAGAAGTAAATTATGCCGAAAATTACGTAACTGGAACAAATCGGGATTATACACAAGCTCATTGGAGAACTGTTGATGCATATAATAGACGATTCATTTCTTCTTGTTCATTAAAGGACGATGATTTGACACAATGGAGATTATATGCTGATGATTCTAAAGGTGTTTGTCTTGTTTTAAATGTTAATCAAGAACTTTTAAATTCAAAATTTGTACTTAAACGAATTAGCTATGGAGAAAAAGATAATTCACATCCTGAATTAGATTTAATTAAAAAAATTATAGCAATTATAAAAGATAATTTAGGTGTCGACTTTGAATTTAAAACATTGAATATATGGAAGCATTTTTTTAAACCATATGATTATTCCGTTGAAGAAGAAGTTCGTCTTCTTTTCATTATGACGGAGGAAATGAAAAAAGGTTGGCTTTTAACAGCAAGCCATAATATTCTCAATCCCTTTGTTGAATTTAAACTTAATGACAAAGATTTACCTTTACAAATGACTGAAATATTACTTGGTCCAAAATGTCCTGAAAAAGAAATTAATCAAAAACAATTCGAACAATTCATTCGAGAATTAAATCGTAACCCTGAATATATTATTTCAAAATTAAAAGTTTCAATAAGTAAAATTAAAAACTATAGATAG
- a CDS encoding Kiwa anti-phage protein KwaB-like domain-containing protein, with protein MDKSQLIETIKKAVSTNLNMYFVTRILKEGVKNNAKVLEKFDFKVYQIEITDEIRTYLFDLSMKQFEKIEKNNELDFVDYDVISDDTEHLFTYSMLNKVGSFSDVVYNQLNNSPQKITNLNQILSSESLWAYCVGFQIDSENTFYTFRKISAGKVGIDEKDDNQKKGISNTIRTFFDTNTNTLSLLKGETVYLDKNIDCIFYGEVFYILRKFYFEQILGLQEEYKKRAEEIAVTLKKHVCFGEVSLLSNKIQKSPSFHKKLMKLEKLGSLNNLNERTLKKLEKLGKSKKAPINIKDGKIIFETDQDIDNTIKLLCDYYKTGDYSGNSYGTYAGKIQKTEEV; from the coding sequence ATGGATAAATCTCAACTAATTGAAACAATTAAAAAAGCAGTTTCAACTAATTTGAATATGTATTTTGTTACAAGAATACTTAAAGAAGGTGTAAAAAACAATGCCAAAGTACTGGAAAAGTTTGACTTTAAAGTATATCAAATTGAAATTACAGATGAAATTCGAACATATCTGTTCGATTTATCAATGAAACAATTTGAAAAAATTGAAAAAAATAATGAATTAGATTTTGTCGATTATGATGTTATAAGCGATGATACTGAACATCTTTTTACTTATTCAATGTTAAATAAAGTTGGTTCATTTTCTGATGTTGTATATAACCAACTGAATAATTCACCTCAAAAAATAACTAACCTAAATCAAATATTAAGTTCCGAAAGTTTGTGGGCGTATTGTGTAGGTTTTCAAATTGATAGTGAAAACACATTTTATACATTTAGAAAAATATCGGCAGGTAAAGTTGGAATTGATGAAAAAGACGATAATCAGAAAAAGGGGATATCAAATACAATTAGAACTTTTTTTGACACAAACACAAATACGTTATCATTATTAAAAGGAGAAACAGTTTATTTAGACAAAAATATTGATTGTATTTTTTATGGTGAAGTGTTTTATATTCTACGAAAATTCTATTTTGAACAAATACTTGGATTACAGGAAGAATATAAAAAAAGAGCAGAAGAAATAGCTGTTACATTAAAAAAACACGTTTGTTTCGGTGAAGTTTCTCTTCTTTCTAATAAAATTCAAAAATCTCCTTCTTTTCATAAAAAATTAATGAAATTAGAAAAATTAGGAAGTTTAAATAACCTAAATGAAAGGACCTTAAAGAAACTTGAGAAACTAGGAAAAAGTAAAAAAGCACCAATTAATATAAAAGACGGGAAAATAATTTTTGAAACTGACCAGGACATAGATAATACTATAAAATTACTTTGTGATTACTATAAAACGGGTGACTATTCTGGAAATTCTTACGGAACATACGCAGGAAAGATACAGAAAACCGAAGAAGTATAA